A stretch of Bacteroidota bacterium DNA encodes these proteins:
- a CDS encoding MFS transporter translates to MSEEPKLNRRTVFGWAMYDFANSAFTTLVVTFIYATYFTEAIAEDSNTGTFYWSLAVGISAILVAVVSPYAGAIADQGGYRKRFLLLSTILGVAATIVLFFPLPGQIYFALITFVIGNFAFEIGLVFYNAFLPELAPQEKIGRVSGFAWGLGYLGGLLCLVIALVTVVMPEEPMFGLSKENGEYIRATNLLVAAWYAIFSIPLFIMVKEEKQEKLAFSRELFSKATAQFVNTFQEIRNYRDIFRMLIARIFYNDGLVTIIAFGAIYAVGTFGFSTQDTLIFGIVLNVSAGLGAIGFGYLDDKLGGKTTIQITNIGLIAASLLAVFAQSAAGFWVAGVVVGLLMGPNQSASRSLMGRFIPADKENEFYGFFAFSGKATSFIGPILLGQITLLFDSQRAGVSVVILLFIVGMIILHGVNEKEGMAAAGRGSI, encoded by the coding sequence TTGTCTGAAGAACCTAAACTGAACCGCCGCACCGTTTTTGGGTGGGCGATGTACGATTTTGCCAACTCGGCGTTTACCACGCTGGTGGTCACGTTTATCTACGCCACCTATTTCACCGAAGCCATTGCAGAGGACTCAAACACGGGCACCTTTTACTGGTCGCTTGCCGTGGGCATTTCAGCTATTTTGGTAGCAGTTGTCTCTCCTTACGCCGGCGCCATTGCCGACCAGGGCGGCTACCGCAAACGGTTTCTGCTCCTCTCTACCATCCTCGGCGTAGCAGCAACGATTGTCCTCTTTTTCCCCCTGCCCGGGCAGATCTACTTCGCCCTAATCACCTTCGTAATAGGTAATTTTGCCTTTGAAATCGGACTCGTCTTCTACAACGCCTTCCTCCCTGAACTCGCACCACAGGAGAAAATTGGGCGTGTCTCCGGCTTTGCCTGGGGACTTGGTTACCTCGGTGGTTTGCTTTGCCTTGTCATTGCACTTGTTACGGTAGTAATGCCCGAGGAGCCTATGTTTGGGCTCTCAAAAGAAAACGGAGAATACATCCGCGCAACCAACCTGCTCGTCGCTGCCTGGTACGCGATCTTTAGTATTCCGCTCTTCATTATGGTGAAAGAGGAAAAGCAGGAAAAGCTGGCGTTTAGCCGGGAGCTCTTCAGCAAAGCCACCGCACAATTTGTCAACACCTTCCAGGAAATCCGCAACTACCGGGACATTTTCCGGATGCTCATTGCGCGTATTTTCTACAACGACGGCCTTGTGACGATCATCGCGTTTGGTGCTATTTATGCCGTTGGCACGTTTGGATTTTCCACGCAGGACACCCTGATTTTCGGGATTGTGCTTAATGTCAGCGCCGGCCTCGGCGCCATTGGCTTTGGCTACCTCGACGACAAACTGGGTGGCAAAACAACCATCCAGATTACCAACATTGGACTCATTGCCGCTTCACTGCTCGCTGTATTTGCCCAGAGTGCAGCAGGGTTTTGGGTAGCCGGCGTTGTTGTGGGTTTGCTGATGGGCCCAAACCAGTCTGCCAGCCGCTCGCTCATGGGACGCTTCATTCCGGCTGACAAAGAAAACGAGTTCTACGGATTCTTCGCCTTTTCCGGCAAAGCCACCTCGTTCATTGGTCCAATTCTATTGGGTCAGATCACGCTGCTGTTTGACAGCCAACGCGCCGGCGTCTCTGTAGTGATCCTCCTCTTTATTGTAGGCATGATCATCCTGCACGGCGTAAACGAGAAAGAAGGCATGGCTGCTGCCGGGCGCGGCTCAATCTAA